One part of the Mytilus trossulus isolate FHL-02 chromosome 11, PNRI_Mtr1.1.1.hap1, whole genome shotgun sequence genome encodes these proteins:
- the LOC134691306 gene encoding uncharacterized protein LOC134691306 translates to MKGFSTFYFRHAKNFLLLVRRAYWVISFGCPRRKCLVPGVGLVDFLTPAPLNLVDSILLKENVETRRALLYSEVEELFKDHEGRNHLVLDKQIFVNATDKDDQEIESLKKAITELTFDHPCWGEDMPNACVPLELEIAEMVAAGKQILSLVELEELNSISKVSVLDLEQLNDFLHFQHSLGKLIYIDTLQLRDYVIINPLLMVEVMRSFVTDIGFWPKKRRMQVIFSRMSESGIIRREDLYQIWEQKHFRPILRYKEFIFNILIHLDILAEQRRYDTATGSRLPVENFFVPCMVTQRNTTSFMNTECTPEKAICLAFVFKGTVIPPALPNRLISACLSMWTLKQYEGRKLLFSGFIVVSFDKAHDILVCVEGNKILLYIVHKTAAGLIVPDIATGVKECLVTTMERISDFYQSTINVKRSQQSPFHIEYSCSNLKCLISEEEALQTNEWVCDEHKQTHRAGHFAVWNQDKEKEQEQCEQNCQGLRDDALNQIPSDVELQRFSSGCDESTVQKLAIHLGMTLKEWEKLVTDYRWIDIVKYRILVNWREKNSGRFRNLAKALTDMDVSTHNLCQVKRIRKGEYDISEEYMDLIPTDEILDELAQVIGVVSFQLGIELELPITSLDIILYNNDRNLVAQCKDILYEWREQGVRPTIGVLFNALVNVGRGTKCLEEIIKSKGVKKYIPQEKVEEEKQGKLKTLMKKMNPFQKKK, encoded by the exons ATGAAGGGATTTTCCACTTTCTATTTTAGACACGCCAAGAATTTTTTGTTACTAGTCCGTCGGGCATACTGGGTTATAAGTTTTGGTTGCCCGAGACGTAAATGTCTAGTCCCGGGCGTCGGGCTAGTGGATTTTTTAACCCCTGCGCCGTTGAATTTGGTTGATTCCATCCTACTaaag GAGAATGTGGAAACCAGACGTGCACTATTGTACAGTGAAGTAGAGGAATTATTTAAGGACCACGAAGGAAGAAATCATCTTGTCCttgacaaacaaatatttgtcaatgcaACTGATAAAGATGATCAAGAAATTGAATCCCTGAAGAAAGCCATCACCGAGCTTACTTTCGATCATCCATGTTGGGGGGAGGACATGCCGAATGCTTGTGTCCCCCTTGAACTGGAGATTGCTGAAATGGTAGCTGCAGGAAAGCAAATATTGTCATTGGTAGAACTTGAAGAATTGAATTCAATCAGCAAGGTGTCCGTTCTGGATTTAGAACAACTTAATGACTTCCTACACTTCCAACATTCTCTTGGGAAGCTAATCTACATTGATACTCTTCAGCTCCGGGATTATGTTATAATTAACCCACTTCTCATGGTGGAGGTTATGAGATCATTCGTGACAG ACATAGGGTTTTGGCCAAAGAAAAGAAGAATGCAAGTAATTTTCAGTAGAATGTCAGAAAGTGGTATCATACGCCGAGAAGACCTTTATCAGATTTGGGAACAAAAACACTTCCGTCCAATTTTACGATACAAAGAGTTTATATTCAATATCCTCATTCATTTGGATATTCTGGCAGAGCAACGAAGATATGACACAGCAACTGGAAGTCGGTTACCAGTAGAGAACTTCTTTGTTCCCTGTATGGTCACACAAAGAAATACCACCAGCTTCATGAACACAGAATGTACACCAGAGAAAGCTATATGTttggcatttgtttttaaaggaaCTGTTATACCACCAGCTTTGCCCAATCGTCTGATCAGTGCGTGTTTGAGCATGTGGACTTTGAAGCAGTATGAAGGGAGAAAACTCCTCTTTTCAGGATTCATTGTAGTCTCATTTGACAAGGCACATGATATTTTAGTATGTGTTGAAGGCAACAAAATTCTTCTGTACATAGTCCATAAAACCGCCGCTGGACTGATAGTACCAGATATAGCTACTGGAGTTAAGGAATGTTTGGTTACAACAATGGAGAGAATATCAGATTTCTATCAGTCCACAATCAATGTGAAACGCAGCCAACAATCACCTTTCCATATTGAATATTCATGTTCAAATCTGAAATGCCTCATCAGTGAAGAAGAAGCTTTGCAGACCAACGAATGGGTTTGTGACgaacataaacaaacacacagagCAGGACACTTCGCTGTTTGGAATCAAGATAAG GAAAAAGAACAAGAACAGTGTGAACAGAACTGTCAAG GTTTACGAGATGATGCTTTGAATCAAATTCCAAGTGATGTTGAGCTTCAACGATTCTCATCAGGTTGTGACGAATCAACAGTACAAAAGTTGGCCATACATCTTGGTATGACTCTGAAAGAATGGGAAAAACTCGTAACTGATTATCGTTGGATTGATATTGTTAAGTATAGAATACTAGTCAACTGGCGGGAAAAAAACTCAGGAAGATTCCGCAACCTAGCAAAAGCTTTAACAGATATGGATGTATCGACTCATAACCTTTGTCAG gttaaaagaataagaaaagGAGAGTACG ataTCAGCGAGGAATACATGGATTTGATTCCAACCGATGAAATACTAGATGAACTGGCACAAGTAATAGGAGTTGTATCCTTCCAACTGGGTATAGAATTAGAATTGCCAATAACATCATTAGatataatattgtataataatgaTCGGAACTTAGTGGCACAATGTAAAGACATTTTATATGAATGGAGAGAGCAGGGAGTCAGGCCAACCATAGGTGTTCTCTTCAATGCTTTGGTAAATGTTGGGAGAGGTACTAAGTGTTTGGAGGAGATCATCAAAAGTAAAGGAGTGAAGAAATATATTCCACAAGAAAAGGttgaagaggagaaacaagGAAAGTTAAAgacattaatgaaaaaaatgaatccttTTCAGAagaagaaatag